DNA from Quercus lobata isolate SW786 chromosome 1, ValleyOak3.0 Primary Assembly, whole genome shotgun sequence:
gatatacttaaagatatacaataagaatataagatgcataatataattcttatatatatatatataatttaaatactattgatagtcatttttatattttaactctttaaaaaaaattataagggtATTATTacgtataaaatgtaaattgtccatgttttatttatttttattttttttctattgtgaagcactttttttttttttttttacaattcatttatcctggactctttggtttttatacttaataactcacttggatgaatatttatgatgtagtcccacatttgattctaaaattaagaaataaaactctttaagaataaataatttaggacacatgacgcaaaattagaactctaatttggaattctaatttgagttttgtTGGAGGACTTTCATCTCGGCCCCCAATCAGGTATTGTCCTCTTTGGAAATGGCATTGAGCCTTAGTCCTCAAGGATTTGTTCAATACCACATTGGGGAGAGATGCCTCccactcatgccttataagtAGGCCTGTTCAGGTACCGACCGACACCGAACCGATCCGACCACTTCACAAGCCCACCGTAGGTGTTCAACGCAGTGATCGGCGATGATCTGAACAAACCGAGGGCGTCCGGTGCGGCGAGCGGTGGCTGTTTGGCACTCCGCCGAGAAACCACACCGCAccggcatatatatatatatatatatataaatacacacaCTATAATTTAACATGTATGTATCAATGtttacagttttttattttcatgtttcagTAGATTGAAGAAAAACCAAAGAAGCCATGAAAGCAAATGCAAGGaataggaagaagaagaaagcggCGCTGGACTTCACTTAAGgataggttttcttttttctttttattattttatatatatataaaatctggCACTAAAACTATGTCGTTTTAGGACctgatattaaattttaataccaGCTCCAAAACGACGTAGTTTTTATAATCagatttaaataataataaaaaaacctaagtTTATTTACCCAACCTCTCCATATCTCTCGCTCATCGTCTCATCCGCCTACCTCTTCCAGTCCCAGCCACAAAAGTCTTcatctcacctctctctctcccctcaaCGTCCGCCACTTGCTGCCGCCGCTTGCTGCCGCCACAACTAGTGCTTGATGCTGCGCTTTTTGGAGTTTCACCctctcctctctcctctttGTCACAACACAAAACCCACAACACAAAATCCACCACCATTTCAGCTTTTTATCTTCAAGCACCTCTGTTTTTGCTGCCACCCAGGTCAGATCTTCAAGGTGTTGTCTCTGCCTTCATTTCCGGTGGTTGATTACTCTATTAAACTTCGCAGGTGAGTCAATCGATGGTTAGATTCAAGAATCTTGAGCTTGTTTGGGTTTTAATATTTGGGTTTGTAAttggttttgaatcttttgatatttagattttatctaAGTTTTGATTCGTGGTTTGAATCCTTgagttttctgggtttgatttgggttttagaTCTCTCTTCCTATCTGTGTGTGTGATAGACAGGTGGACACCGACCACCGCACCAACTGGAACCGCCACCGATGTTGCCGGAGAACTGTTCCTCAGGCGCGGAGGCGGCTTGGGATTTTAGGAAACCGAAGATTCCGGTGCGGTGCAGAAACGGCCACAAAAACCGGCCGCACCGCACCGTGTACAGCCCTACTTATAAACCTTTGGCCTAAGGATGAGTGTACCACTCATGTATAGTAATGGTACCCTCATCCTTAGGCCACAGacttataaggcatgagtgggaggcgtctctccccgatgtgggattgaACAAATCCTTAAGGACTAAGGCTCAACGCCATTTCCAAAGAGGACAATACCTGATTGGGGGCGTCACCGATTATAATaaagtatgtaaaaatatgtgGAACTAGAattacttttctttataaaaaaaaaaaaaaaaaaaaaaccttctatAGAGAACAAGTTCCTAATTAGGCATCAAAGCATCAGTTTCATCTTGCCGTATAAAATATACCCTCAAAACTTCTAAAGGTTCACaatggctttttctttttttcttttttaaaatgaccCTGTAGGgcgaagaaaaaaaagttcacaACAACAGTTAAGTGGTTGCTTGAATGTGTGATTGACAAAAGAACACTTCAAATTATGTTCTTTACAAGTTCACGAAAGTCAGGAATTttgtaaatgaaaaataaaaataaagagagtaAGATGGAGAATAATTTTGATTAGAAATTTTGCGGCTTATCTTGTTGAGCCTAATCAGGCAGACGAATATGTTTGGTCCACAATGATTCCAATATAATACCTGTAGGGGCATTGGGCCCAAGAGCTCGTTATCCATATATACATTAGGCctaaagcccaagccgaggaattGGGATCGTCCGAGGAGGAGTAAACATTGTCAAGGGAGTCCATGTTAGTAGATGACGAGGTCAGTTTTGGTTATGTTGGCACAAGATGGTAGTCCGAGGATAAATGTTTCCTCGGCTAGTCAAAGCCAAGGTCTGAGTAGTTAACCTGCCGCCAAGGGGATGTTCTAGGAAGTTCTGCTAGTACGGATAAGCATTGTGAGAACAGAGTACAGGGAGGAAgttctaaaatatctaaagagaaaGATGCTACCACCGCACTAactgctctgcagctaactctctggccgcattaatgtggaggtgatacctaaaCAGTGGCTTTCAGCCTTATAACTACTACCTAAATACTTCAAGAAGGTGCTGATGAAACAGGTATCAAGACCAATCATCTAGCCTGCACGTGAAGGGTAGagatgaaaaaggaaaaggataTAAAAGAGGAAGGAAGTAGTGAGAGAGGAGATTGGAAATTGGTAAAGGAAATCACTTTAGCAGCTTAAACCTATTTGTAACCATTTCTAATCAATATATACTAGAACAGACATCCTCGGATTGTGTCGAGGACCAATTTACTTATATTATTCCAGTCCATTTCTGTTTGATTATCTTCTAAAATCCATTCTAACTGTTATCTCATTCATTAGAGCTTAGTtgtccaacccactctctacaaattcattgtattggacttATTGGGCTTTGATCCAATCGTACTTTGGGTTTAAGGTCCAaaacgtgtccctacaataCCCAAGCTTCAACTTGCAAACAAACCGCTGGTAAAACTTCTAGTTCTATGTCCACCCCAACATATATAAGAACCACAAATCAAGCAACTAtaacaaaattcaaactttcctctttcttttttctatttttgttttgttttttcaatcCACTAATGTTTCCTCATCAGATCTTCACAAAAATAGTACAAacttatcaaaatatcaactcaTAACAAATTGAAACataacaattacaaaaaataaaaaataaaaaaaaataaccaactaaaaaaaatcactaaaaaaaacacatatttataaacaaaatcacaaagcataaacacaatcacattttaaaaaaatcccaaaaaacaTACACCAAAGAAATGTAATATGCAGTTGAGTCAACTATAAATGGAAAAGGGTATAAGgaaccaacaaaaaaacaaaaagaacaaagaaattgGGTCCAACTATAAATGAacatagaaatgaaaaaacaaaccttaaaaattgaaacttgggTGCTCTATGGGGTGTTACAGAAAGACAGAGATACCTATACAAAGAAAAAATCTGAACTTTTGTTagtggaatatatatataagcctGGGATGTTGAAAGGAGACAAACAAGGAGGGATTTTGACAAAAGGGCAGGGACAAACGGGATTTTGACAAAAGGGTAAGGTTAACGGACTTTGTTCTTAGAGAGAGGAGATGACTAAGGGTTTTCTGGCCGCCGATGAAAGGAGTGTCTCCAGTAGAGTGAGGGTTTGGGTGTCTGAATGAGTGGCCGCTGATAAGGGGAGCATCTCCGGTAGAGTGAAGGTTTAGGTGTCTGAAGGAAGAGAGTGTTTGAGTGTGAaagtgttttgtgttttgtgttttgtgttttgtgtttttgaaaacatgtttgaaattttgattgttGAGAAATCGAGTTTTTGTTACTCGAGTATTATAAACTCGACTTCTACGTGGTTCTATGTGGAAAATTTGTCCACGTAAGTTGTTTCAAAACTCCAGAACTCAAGGATTAATAGCTCGAGTTCCACCATTGAACTTGAGTTTTAAGAACTCAAGATGCTAGTTGTTCAATTTGTTTTGAAACGTAACGACTAACAAAATTCTTAGAGGTTTAAggttaaatggaaaaaaaaaaaatcaaataaaatatttaaacgttatcttatttatttttgctacttcCTTTAAAACGACCAACGTTTTAGCTTTACACTCCAGTCAAAACGTCAGCATTTTCTCCGCCGGTAGTGTTCGTCTTTGCAACGATAACAGAAAATGCAGTGCTCGAAAGATGGTGTTCGTATTTGCCGTACGACATTCCGTTCAGGCAGATGGTTGTGGGCCCGCCACGCTTCCACCAAGTTATTTGTTGGAGGTCGTTTCTAACTTTCACTATtcaatttatctttatctttttctgaATTTTCAGTATCAAACTCATATTCCTAAAATTGCTCGATTgagaaatttattaatttaattgggATCTATTTGCTATCAATTTTCTCTAGTATATGTTATTCCAGGATGCGAATATAAAATATgcaatagtttaaaattttgactgAGCGCACATAATTTCTGTTGGTTTGGGTTCCAAAATGGTATAAATAATTAGGTTCAATGGTTTTAGTGTTCATTTGATATGTTAAGTTTCTGGGTCCTGTGTCCTACACTTAATCAAATGAGAGAGGCCAATTGAATTCTCACATGCCCAAATGGAATACACAAATCAATAGGTTCGGCATAACGAGTTTTTCGGGATCAGGATTCTCTATAGTTAATTCCTTCGTGGAGTTCTTAAAATCCTAGCCAATCATGAGATTAAATTAATGGTTCAGATTTTGGGAGTCTTTTTATTTCCTGGTCTCCTGAGAATATCAGTACTTCATGGCCGAATTTTGTAAGAGTAATGTTAAGTTTTGGATTATAGGACTTTCCTATGATACTAATGAAGCTGTTCTAAAGGATGCTTTTGGACGACATGGCGAGATAATTGAAGGTAATGTAGTAGATTTTTTGGTTGTAACTTATTACTTATAGTTATGCTTATAGGTTTGATGACCATGAATTTACTTGAGGGTGTTATGCTCTTGTCATATTTAGCAGTTAAAGTTATATGTGATCACGTCAGTGGAAGATCAAAAGGGTACGGGTTTGTGCGGTTCACTTCTGAAACTACTGCCACCATAGCTCTAAAAGAAATGGATGGTCAGGTAAATTTACTTTGGcatgatattatttatttatgcctTACAAAGAGCCCTGTTAAGGGCCTAATCTCAAATCGAAATTAATGTGATTTACTAGCATCTTATGATCCTCTTCAGATGTTGGATGGCAGAAATATCCGTGTGCATTATGCACACCGGGGGTAGCAACTTGGATCTCAGGTACAAGCACTTTGAGGCATGGAGGAAGGTTGGGACTCAGTTCCGCTAACATTTTGTGGCTCTTGCCATGAGATTAATTGATGAAGCTATAAGCTATCTCATCTGTTGGGTAggtcattttttatgcattagaATTTAAAACATTGAAAGGGTACAAAAGTTGCAGTATCACCTTCTAAATGTCAAATAGCTCTTTTCATACTTCCTTGTGCCAATTAAATActgaaaaaagaggaaagagttTTTATGCCTACCTCACTGCTATGGCCATTTGCTTGATGGTGTGATGGAAATCTAGGGATTCAGATCTTTATCTTTGATGGTCGGCCTGGAGGTAGAAACTTATCATAAATTCCTTTAATTTGAGCTTATGCATGTATTTGTATGTAGGTGAACTGTCATGGTTGCATCTCCAAGTCTTCATGTGTTTCAGAAGTAAATGAGAAGCTGGATGCTGCTAAAGGTTTACTCAATTCAGCGGACTTGCTGCTGGATCCTATACATGTGACAGCCTTGGCATATTGTTAactacaaacaaacaaacctgtTTCTTAAAGAGACACTTTCAAGAGGATGAATTTTTTCCATCGTTTTTGAGGATTTTAGAATTTGGAGTGTCAAATCTCCCTGTGCTGACAGTTTATCTGTTTATGGAAGTGGTTTATCAATAATTCCTAAATTGTCCATTTTAGCTTAAGGGTTGAGCACATAAAGGGCTCTAAggtttttgaaagttttatataatattttgcaTTTAGCATGTTTTATTCGCAACCATATTCACTGTTAGCGGTGAATGAAAACTTATTTTGCTTATTTGAGCAGGGATAGTGGCGTTGAGGCAAATCACATCATGGCCTGAAAAGTCTTAGCAGTTATACCTAGATAGtgttgataaatttatttatttcctcaAGAAATTAAGTGAAATTTGTGTTCTGAATCTTGTATTGTAATACTAATAGCATAATGTTGAAGGTACCAAGTAGGGCAAAGCCACTCCCCATTCcaccttaatttttattttttttgaatccgGGCAAAGGTGTGggaaaaatttaatgatttccAAATTTGTGGCAATTTGAAATACATTTCATAAGTCACTGTACTAATATCCTTTACCTGTACAATTAGTGAGAACTTTAGCCTGCTCAAAATCGGGATAGTTATCCATCTCTTGATGCAGTAACCTCATAACTACGCTTTTCTATTTCCAATCAAGATGTTTTTGCACTCCTTTATCTTAGGGTTTACAGTTTACTACCTTACGGCTCCTAAGATCATCTAGACTTCGGAACACCATTTCCCCCTTTATATTACAAAAGCATAAAAATCATGAGTAGATAAGGTGCCCCACTTCAACTGATCTTTAACTCAATAAGAACCATATCAGTATTTAATAAACACAACAACTTGCTTTTTGGTAAATCATAAGAATCAGACGATATTGCACATTGCTCGTGTGGTGTTACAAGTTCAAACAAGCTAAAAGTTCTGTTctagaaagaagaaattaaCTAGTATGCATTCTAATTTCCAAAGGAATATGcataatatttctttcttttggtagCAAGAAGAGAAGAATTGAAAAAGATTGGGGGCTACTTTGTTTTACAGTATGCTATTAATCATTTGACACTAATAAATCTCAACAGCATTTGTCACACAGATCTCTgcatggagaaaaaaaaaagagccttatTATTTTGAGGTAGcatcctctccaggtttttcAGTCTCTGCAACTTCCACAAATATCAGTCTTCCATCAACTATCTGtgcaagagaaagaaaataataagataAACTGGCATTTGGTGCTTCGAAGACATTAAATATGAAGTTAAGCACAAAACGCAGCAATGTTGATAAAATTTGAGCTTCTACTGCATATTATGGAAGGTTAAAACTCCAAGTAGTTGCCATGTAGactgaaaaacaaacaaacaaaatacactATACTCCAAAATTAtgggatttctttttattttttatttttttgctggaTAAGAAAATTTGAGATGAAAAAGCTGCTACAGGCTAATTGAAGTAATGATCTTGGTAAGGCTATTCCCATCAAGACCCTACAAACAAAAGAGAtgcaaaacaaaatctaatacATATTACTctataattacttttttttttttgataagtatattACTCTATAATTACACTTCAGCAAAAATACATAATAACATCCACATCTACTATCAGTCAATCACTAGGGCTTGAACTCTTTTAGCCTTTGTGAATGAAGTAACATAAGTTCACAGGCCTACCTTAAAGACGagataagatttatttattttaaaatttttaatttaatgccTACTTACagtaaataaatattcaataaaAGTCCAACATTATTCTATCTTGAAAATCATTACGAATGATTAAAAATGATGGAACAACATTGAACAGCCATTACGTTCTAACATTTTAAAGCATAATGACCCGTCGCCTCTGACTGTTAAATAAGTACATACGTTCAAAGTTACAGTGCTCCAGAAGTCTCATCACAGGTGAAAGGATATCCTGTGCCTGCTGTATACAGCGGGTCACAGCACATGGGCCCCATACACTGGTGGGGCCCACACGTTGTGAGAGACCTGTTGCATGTAGCGGGCATAGGATATACCTTCTCCTCATCACAGTCGTATTCATGGAttatataataatgaaaaattttcaaacataattagccttaaaaaaagaagtgttaCCATGTTTTTGGTTCTGGTATGCATAATGCTAATCAGCAGAAGAATGGAAATCAACTACTATAAACCAGAACGTTATGACAAAAATTTGTTCTCACTTAAATGTGTGCCAATTTATTGGACTTCGTATGTAAGATTTCCATTTAGTACAGATTGGcacaatttaaatatttaaggACAACATAAATGTTTGCCAATTTATTAGACTAAGTACGTAATGTTGAACTTTCTTTTCTTGAGCAGATAAGATTGAATCATTAACATCTTTGAATGATGATATAGACCAACAAAAAGGAAATGAAAGTAAATACTTACATACAGAGATACAATTCCTAACAAGATAAGTTGAGGGTATCTGGggctctcttcttctttttatttttataagtaaatgtTTCAATGATTAAACACAAAGAAGGCGTAATCCATGTACACAGGTACACCAAAATTAAGCACTACAAGTATAACTGTCACGCATCTCAGGCATATGGGCAAAATAGAATAGAGCAGAAGCATTCATTTACTCAAATAAAGATTTAAGGAATAAAAGCTTCAGATTGAGAACAAGTTTTTCACATCCTTTAAATTTCTAGCATTTCTCTCACTCCAAATGCGCCACTCCAAATCACAATATTGCTGCATCTACCAAACCTGCCTTGGAAACTCGCTAAAAGCTCCACAACGCACCCCCCTTGTGGCATAACCCGGTAggccccaaaaagaaaaaacaccatACTCCAACTCCTCTTAAATGACTGAATATCTAAAATAATTGGACAAGCACTCAAAGCAGAAGGGTGCATCCTTTCTCACTTTCTCCAGGTCCAGACACCAACTACAGTTCTCTGTGGTGATAccaaattactaattaaaagaTCATATGAATCTTCAAAAGTCTAACCCGGCATGAATAAGCTCTTTCATCTAAGTTGgacattaaagttttttttttggataagctCAGACTTTGAGCTAAATTCATAGAAGAAAAACCCCTCCATAGCTATTGCAAACCTCAAATTGTTATGTATTGCACTAAAACAAACACGACAATGCATTTGCTCTAATAATAGTTAAATACTTGCAAGAGTGTCAACCTCATTTTCTCAAAGACCTTAGTTATGTGTTTTGACTTAATAAGAATTTCTTCTGATCATCCATTTTCCTTACCTTCATCTTCCCcgaaaatatgattatgaaccAAACAAACCTTTAAACTACTCTTCCTTGCATTTTCCATAGGTAAACACATCTCAGGCACCCACACAGATGAACTTGATGACCTAAAACTTCACCCTCTTATGGGGGGAAGAGATGCCATTTGGTCCAAATTACTAAGAAAACCAATCAATgataaactaaaaaagaaattccCTATTCCTAACTATTGGAAAAACCCCATCAATTTACTAATATACACAACACCCAATCAGTAATTTGAATATTTAACCCAGATATTCTAATAAAACCAGATTAAATTACATATGAATTTGCATTAGAATTAATTGTAATAgtattttaagtgaaataattgAGTTCTATAAcgcagagagagaaagatgataCCCTGCCATTCATGGCCTTCAAAGCCTTCTGAGCCTCTACCTCTGATTCGTATGTGACAAAGCCAAAACCTTTGGGCCTTTGGGTTCTTGGGTCTTTAACTAACCTAGCTACggaaaaaagtcaaaacaatCTCAGAGAGCAAAAACCAACCAAATAATATTCCTCAcacacaaaaactaaaaacaaaaaaatcagttACTTGCACACATAACATACCTTCTGTAACTACCCCAAATCGCGAAAACAACCTCTTCAGATGTTCATTTGTGGTGTACGATGATAATCCTACACAGACAACAGCAAGAATTAAAACCACGGCTCTGAACAAAACCCACATGTGTGTAtctgtgtgagagagagagagagtactgcTAACGAATAGCTGTGAGTTGAGTTTATTAGCCATCTCAGTTCCAAGTTGGTGTTCTTCGTGCAAGAGTTAGTGTATGTATACATTGGCGTAGGTCATAGAAACGATGTTTGAAGGGTCGTTTTTTCACGTTTTAATTAAGAGTGTGAATTTGGGAGTCTTTTGGCTTAATATATTGCTAAATTCGAAATTTATATGCGTTATAGATCCAACTTATTTAGTGAAAtaaggaaagagagtgaatttcagCAACGGTGTTattgaaattcaacaaaagtaagTGTAATTCCTCTCCTCGCTTGTAGGAGCTCTCTCTCTCGTTAGTGCGAGACATCTCTCCCTTAGGGTTCTAAGGggttgaattttctttctttttcattgtgACGCTACCATGGCAAATGAAGTTTCGAGCATACTGGAGAACATGCGACTGACTACAGAAGAAGAGGAGACTATTGAGATCCCGGATGATGGAAGGAAGGAAGGGCTGGAGAATTGTGCGCTTAGTCTAATTGGGAAGTTCCTCACTTGTCGTCCCTTCAATAAGAAAGCGGCTATTTCTACATTGAAACGAGCATGGGGTTTAGAGGAGGCAGTCCAGATTGTTGAGGTGGGCACGAACCTGTTTCAACTCAAGTTCCACTCTAAGTTTGAGATGACTAGGGTGCTTAAGGGTGGGCCATGGTCGTTTGACAACCAGGTTCTGATGCTGCTTCGGTGGAAGGCGGGGATGACGGCGGAAAACGTTAAGTTTGAATCCGTTCCTCTATGGATACAAATATGGGGCGCCCCTTTCGATATGATGTCGCCCAAGGTTGCAGAGGCGGTGGGGAGTAAACTGGGGTCGGTGGTCGAAGTGGAGAAGAATAGGAAAACGGAGGGGCAGAGCTACTTTATGCGGGTTAAAGTTGCGGTTCCATTATCAAAACCGATTCGAAGGGGTGCATTCTTGGCTGGTTCAGAGGGTGAGCGGCATTGGGTTACCTTCAGGTATGAACGGCTTCCACTGTTCTGCCATCATTGTGGCTTACTAGGACACGATTTAAAGCATTGCGCTGCATACTTTAGTGCAACTAAGAAGGAAGGAGAGATAAGCTGCCAATACGGTGATTGGTTGAAGGCGTTGGGTGGGCGAAATCGTTCACCTCCTCGTCGGAATAATGTCAGGGAGAATGCCACTGGGGAGTTTCACCGGGATGAGAACTGGACTGCTCAGGCCAGTCATGTACAGGAGGCGGCGGACGGTAGGGATAGGGTTTCAAACCCTAGTGAACAAGATACGTTACTTGCGGATTTGCCTAACGGACATCAAGGAACAGAAAGGAAAGTGGCTGATGTGGCATCCGAAATTAATGGGATGGAATCTACAAATAAGGAAGGGCCGGGTTGTGGGGTAACTGATACAAGGAGCATGTCTTTTAGTTCAAAACCGGGGTGTGGTACTGAAGGAGAGGAACACATGCACGTGGCTGGAGTGGACTTTGGAATTGGGCCTCAcagcccaaaaacaaaagcaacgTGGACTAGGCTGAGGCGTATGGATATTGGGCCGGTGGAATTAATAAAGGAAGGGGCAAAGTCTGTATTGGGGAAAAGAAGTACACATAGAGAAGAAACCAGTCAAAATGGAGAGGAGCAAATTGAAGTAGtgaagagagggagaagcaaTGTGGATCTTAATTCAAAGGAATCGGCGGGGGTGCCCATGCACCCTTGCCGATCACAATGAAACTTCTTAGCtggaactgccaagggcttgggaactCTTGGACAGTTCGAAGCCTTCACAAGTTAGTGAGGGATCAAGCTCCCACAGTCTGTTTCTTAATGGAGACTAGACTAGATAAAGATGGTTTTGCTAAACATGGTAGAGAGTTGCCCTTTCAGAATAAGTTCATTGTTAAAAAGCCTCATTCTGGGGGGGGATTAGCACTGTTGTGGAAATCTGAAGTTCGGTTAGATGTTATTAATTTCACAGATAATCACATATTAGCGAAGGTGGTAGAGGATGATGGTTTCACTTGGTTTTTGACTGGGTTGTATGGGTGGCCAGAAGCTAGTGAGAAGAAGAAGTCTTGGGCGCTTTTATCTCATATTTCCTCGTTTGTGGATGGGCCGTGGTGTTGTATAGGTGATTTCAATGCAATTTTGCATCAGTCTGAAAAGCAGAGTAGACATCCACCTTCGTATAAGCAGATGGAAGAGTTTCAGGCAGCTTTGGAGTTGTGTCATCTATATGATTTGGGTTTCCAAGGGTACAAATTTACTTGGAATAATAAAAGACCGGGGGCAGCTAATACTAGGGAGAGATTGGATCGAGCTGTGGCAAACCGGGAGTGGAAAGAGAGGTTTTCAGCTAGCACTCTTATCCACGGGTTCAGTCATGCATCTGACCATGTCCCAATTTTTCTCCAAACAGGTACAGACCGTGACTTCAGGAGGAGTGGGCCTCGGGGTTTTAGGTTTAAAGAATCTTGGCTGATGTGGGATGATTGTGAAGATGTGGTAATGAATTCTTGGACTCATTCGGGTGGTGAGGTTGCTGGTCTAAGTGCAACGGTGGATAAAATTAAGGAGTGTGGGGCGGATTTACTGGCTTGGGGGTCGGCCAAAACAGCTCCTGCTGTGAAAGAAATAAAGATGTTGActaaaaagatcaagaagatgaatgaagaagagtTAACGGAGGAGAGCAGGGAGGAGGTGCTTGTAGCAAGCAAAAAATTGGATGATCTACTTCTTAAACAGGAAATCTTTTGGGCACAACGTTCTCGGGTATCCTGGCTGAAGCATGGAGATAGGAATACAAAGTTTTTCCATTCGAAAGCTTCTCAGAGGCGCAAGAGGAATTTCATTCAGGGTATTCAAGACCAACATGGTAATTGGGTGGAGGATATTGAAGAAGTGGCGGGAGTGGCTGCTAATTATTTTGAGACAATTTTTCACTCAGGTACTTGTGAGAGAATGGAAGAATGTCTGAACACAGTCCCTCAAAAGATGACTACAGAGATGACAGAAGAGTTGATGAGGCCGTATAGTGTCAAGGAAGTAATAGCAGCATTATTTCAGATGGGACCGACCAAAGCTCCAGGACCTGATGGTATGAATGCTCTTTTTTACCAAAAGTTCTAGCATATAGTTGGTAATGATGTTTGTTCTGCTGTGTTGGATTTTTTGAATTCTGGAACAATGTTACCTGAAATTAATTACACTCATATTGTTCTTATTCCAAAAGTAAAGGTTCCGGTGAAGATGACAGATTTCAGACCTATTAGTCTGTGTAACgtaatttacaaaattatttctaaagttTTAGCTAATAGACTGAAAAGTATTCTACCCCAGTTGATCTCCCCCACCCAGAGTGCTTTTGTGCCAGGAAGACTTATAACTGATAATGTGCTGCTTGCTTATGAAACCTTACATGCCATGCATGGgagaaaaaaggggaaaaaatgtgCTCTAGCTTTGAAACTTGATGTCAGTAAGGCTTATGATCGAGTGGAATGGGATTTTTTGAAGGGTATGATGTTTA
Protein-coding regions in this window:
- the LOC115987648 gene encoding glycine-rich RNA-binding protein 2, mitochondrial-like isoform X2 gives rise to the protein MQCSKDGVRICRTTFRSGRWLWARHASTKLFVGGLSYDTNEAVLKDAFGRHGEIIEVKVICDHVSGRSKGYGFVRFTSETTATIALKEMDGQMLDGRNIRVHYAHRG
- the LOC115987648 gene encoding glycine-rich RNA-binding protein 2, mitochondrial-like isoform X1, whose protein sequence is MQCSKDGVRICRTTFRSGRWLWARHASTKLFVGGLSYDTNEAVLKDAFGRHGEIIEAVKVICDHVSGRSKGYGFVRFTSETTATIALKEMDGQMLDGRNIRVHYAHRG
- the LOC115987682 gene encoding organelle RRM domain-containing protein 6, chloroplastic-like, whose amino-acid sequence is MANKLNSQLFVSRLSSYTTNEHLKRLFSRFGVVTEARLVKDPRTQRPKGFGFVTYESEVEAQKALKAMNGRIVDGRLIFVEVAETEKPGEDATSK